ctatgaactatggacttcactataccagaGACCCGTcgatacttgaagggtatagtgatgcaaattggatctctgatgctgatgagatgaaggccacaactgggtatatgttcatTCTTGGAGGTGGCGccatttcctggaagtcttgcaagcaaatgatcttaacaagatcgacaatggaagcagaattaacggcattagacacatctggtgttgaagcgagatggcttcgagatcttttgatggacttgccattggttgataatccggttccggctatccttatgaactgtgacaatcggactgtcatcaccaaggtgaagagttcaaaggacaacatgaagtccaccaaacacataagaatgagattaaaagctgtcaaaaaattaagaaactccggagtgatagtgttggactatgtccatatggctaagaatctggcagatccctttacgaaagggtTATCACgcgttgtgatagataatgcatcgagggagatgtgtatgagacccacatgagttgccatggtggtaacccaacctatgtgatcggagatcccgtgaagtaggacctgagaaaacaagccagtggtgaactgaggagagtaactatactaacccactgcGTTGGAGATACAATACTCTCAagactgtatggtaggatgactattgtcttaatgagttccaaagcttatgtaagcaagatgcttTCCTACGGAGCGATCTTtagaggaacacacctatgtgagcctgaCTGCTGGTCACGGTCTATGAGATTGGGATGATCTCTGGTaaactcatgaataggccaggagtgtgacttatatgctccacccggggggtcagccttcggcagcccactactagtaagacatgtggtgaaacttctttacgccaaactgacaattcaagccatagtccattgtttagttgtgaaggagtgtagctacttgctctaggtgaagctcaaccttaacagatcttcactgaaacactggtatatcgaaacaacAATTGGAACAGAGAACACAATGGCCCCTCGAGATCTgatgggggattgctgaaatttgagatgggctctaggcccatatagcaatttctgaaaaatctctgagggcccatgtgggtttattAGCACTAGGTGGAGTGGGAAGTTTAGTCTCATCCCGAAAGTGGAAGacaagttggacctccttataagggtttctcttctacatgctattgaagCTTGAGAAGAGATGTGGGTTTAATTGCTTGACTGAATATCAGTATGCGTTTATTTGTGTCAATGTCATactagtgatttactcgtggattaatcTAATCGAGAAATTGCTTTTTTTACTCAACAGAGCCATCGTTCgttctggcgcaccaaagatgtagcATCTCTACTATAGCATTTTCTGTCAAATTAGGTATAATGATTTAGGTTCTtagataaataaaaaataaaaaagcagAGTCCAATGCATATGACAACACTATCCTCCTAGCGATCTTGCAACGCAGAATATACCACCAAACGGGAGGTGATGTACTGATGTACACACAGGACCAACAGCAGCACGTGTAGAGAAAGCAAGGCCCGTCTTCTCTTCCGAAGCTGATGGCTGATTTTGTCCCATCTAGGATGGAATACACCTGCACCGCATCATGAGTTCATGATTCTCCTGTCTACCATCGATGTACGCACGAGTCAGTAGGCGCCCTGCATGTGGCTTTGCCCGTCTCCATGCCGCGTAGGCTGGACGGAATGCCATCACGACAGCCTTAGAGCAATTCCAATGGACGGACTCATTTCGTTCGCGCATGTCCGTTTGAATTTGCGTGGACAAAACACACTGCCCAACGCGCTGACCCGTTTCTATTTTCTGTTCGCTTTGTGTTCGCGCGGACCCATTTTCAGACGTAAATTTGGGTTGCATTTGGGTTCGAGACGGACACAAAGCGAGCGCTCTTTGCGTCCTCCTCGTCCGCTGCATGcgaggccggcccacctggcacaGACTCACCACCtcacatctctctttcctccttttTCTCTGCCCAGCCCCCGTACACCCACGTCGGCAGccggcctcgcctcgcctcccCTTCCCCGCGCCCGGCCTCGCCTTGCCTCCCCCGTACCCCGACCATCGTAGCAGCCggagctggagcgccgccgcccgtCGAGTTGCGCCCGGCCTTGCTCCTCGCGCCGTGCCCGACGCAGCGCTCAAGCTCCGTCGCGCGGGTCAGCTAGCGGCTGCGCGATGACGAGCACGAGCGGAGCTGGCGCGGCGACAGGAGCACGGGCGGGCAAGCACGGCGACGCTAGCACGGCTGCGCAGAAGGCCATCGTCTCCGACTTCCTTCTCTTCCTCTCCGCCGCGTCCCGCGCGTCCCCGGCGCCTTCCGTGTCCCAGTGGTGGAGCAGCATCCACCAGCTGTACCTACGTGTGGGCTGGTCCTCACGGCGCAGGACGTGGGCGTGGAGGGGTTCTGCATGAGCCGGTGCGGCCGACACGGGACCGTGGACGCCAAGTCCGGCATGGCCTACGTGTGGGCCGGCAACCCAGCGACACAGTGCGCGGGCAGTGCGCGTGGCCGTTCCACCAGCCGACGTACAGGCCCCAGGCGCCGCCGCTGGCCGCGCCCAACGGCGACGTGGGCATGGACGGGCTCATCATCAACGTGGCGAGCATGGTGGCTGGCGCGGCGTGCatgagcggcggcgggcgcggcgagcTGCAGCGCGAGGCACGCGGGCGCGGCGGGCCCGGGGCCGGGGCGAGCTGCGCCACGTGCGAGCGGGCGCCGAGGACACGGCAGGGCGCGCGCGGCGAGAGCTGCAGCACAGGAGCGGCGCGGGGCGACGTGGGAGCTCACCCACAAGGTGTTCGATTTAATGCTAACGCGGACACGGACAAAATGAGTCTGCTTTCCGTTGGGCGCACGGGCCGATCCAAATAAAAAAGCGGATACGGACACACAGACGGGCGAATCAAACGGACGAAAAGCGGACAAAAACGGTGTCCGTTTGGGTCTCCCCGTTGGAGTTGCCTTTAGAAATGGTAGAAAATATGTAATTTTGGAAAGCCACGGGTCATCCtgtatttctttttttttcataaTAATGCCCGTACCGAACTATTTTTATTGACTAGCGTACCAGCACTGCGCCCGTATCCATCAcaacttttcttcttcttttattgGTTGATTTTTTTAGTTCGGCCAGGGGAAAAAGAAAATTCTTTTTGAGGGATAGGGAAAAGGCAAAAGGAAATAGAACAGAGACCAGATGGGCTTTCAACTCCAACCGGATTCAGACCGTTGGGCTCTCGAATTGGGCCCAGCCGCCCGCGTCCCCGTGCCGCGTAGACTGGAGCGGGGTTGTCTAAAAAAAAAGACTGGAGCGGGACAGAAGAgaaggcagcggtagtaccacctCGACTAGCGACGAGAAGCGCGGCCGGGAGGAGTTCTATACAACGAGGCGTGGCTGTACAACACAACTCATATCTTTCTCTGCCTTTGGCTAAGATCAGTATAGTAcctatttttattagtttaataTCTGATGATATATAGGCCATGTGCTTACAATGATATTAAATTTATTTTTTATGGAGAAGGGTTCATCACAATGGCTTACCATTAGAACCCTCGTGTATTGTCTAGGCATTGCACTACTGCCTGGCTCGGCGCACCCCAACCAAAttgaatttcaaatttatttcaaacTGATGATTGTTTGCTGTTTTTCATTAAACCGAATAACAACGTTATTTCAAACGCTGTGCTTAGAATTCTTTCAgtaatctttttttttttgagaaatgttTCAGTAAAAGATAaacctaagggcatgtacaatgattgaTAAGATAATTTTATCTTAGGTCTTGTATATAATTAAGAGATGATAAAAAAAGATATCTACAATGGGTCATTTCTTAGCCTTATCTTTATAATTAGTTATTCCTAAAAACGTGGTGACATACATTGTGCTAAGATATCATTTCTTGTCTTATTTTAAATAAGAAACGATAAGTTTTTTTTATGAGTTCTCTTTCcttcacctcatcatttatcctacatgaCACTCCTAAGATAGTATCATTGTACATGCACTAACTCACTGTCTGAAGAATATGACCCCCCAGCTGTTCATTCGGCCCATTGTCCATCGGAATGCCCGACCTAAGCCCAATAACCAGCCCATGGTCCAAAACAACAGGGTTGGGTACTTGCTGGCTTTTCTGCAATGAACTGGTGGGCTTTAGCGAGAGAGGCCATTCGACTGCACGGTGGGTCGCGCATCCACGCAGCCATCGTGGTGGAAGTAACTCTCGCATCCAGTACCACTCCCCGCCTCCGCCCCCGACCATGGCAGCCTCCACGCCGCCGTCATAACTAACAGCCACCCGCCCAACCTACCCGGAAACCCAGCCGCCCCGCACTGGCCCCGCTCCGCCCCGGGATCGCGCGGATCAGATGCTATCCCTGGGCGCCCTCCGCAAGCTCTGCGCCGCCTTCGACGCCGTCGCGCTCACCATCATCGCCGCCGGCCTCTCCCACCCCCGCTGCCGCCCCTTCTCCGCGCGCGCGGGCGGGCACTCCCCTCCGCCGGACTTCCCCACCATCGCCTCCTGCCGCGCCGCGGTCGCGGCCTCCAAGCGCCGCCGCCAGGCCTCTTCGCCCCCCGCCGAGGCGCGGCCGGAAGGGCCCGCGGACGCCGAGGCGCCGGTGCTGGTCAGGATCAAGAGCGAGCGAGACCCGGTGCGGCTGTACGAGCTGTTCAAGGCCAATGCGGACAACCGCGTGCTGGTCGAGAACCGGTTCGCGTTCGAGGACGCGGTGGCGCGTCTGGCAGGTGCTCGACGGAATGACCTCGTGGAGGAGATCCTCGAGCAGCACAAGGCGCTGCCCCAGGGAAGGCGGGAGGGGTTCGTCATCAGGATCATTGGCCTGTACGGGAGGGCCCGGATGCCGGAGCACGCGCTCCGGACCTTCAGGGAGATGGAGATGTACGGGTGCGAGCGCACGGTCAAGTCGCTCAATGCCACGATGAAGGTGCTGATGCAAGCACGGCTCTTTGATGAGGCCCTGCAGCTGTTGGACGAGGCATCACCCACGTACGGGGTTGAGCTGGATGACATTTCGTATAACACAGTGGTGAAGATGGCGTGCGACATGGGGGAGCTCCATGCAGCGTACCGGGTAATGCAGGAGATGGAGAAGGAAGGAGTGCGGCCAGATGTCATCACATACACAACACTGATGGCTGCGTTCTATAAGAATGGCCACCGTGAGGTTGGGGATGGCCTGTGGAACCTCATGAGGTTGAGGGGTTGCATGCCCACGCAAACCAGTTACAATGTAAGGATTCAGTTCCTGATCAACAGGAGAAGGGGCTGGCAGGCAAATGATCTGGTGCGGAAAATGTATGCAGCGGGGATAACACCGGATGAGATCACATATAACTTGGTTATTAAGGGATTTTTTGTGATAGGTGAGCATGAGATGGCGAAGACGGTCTTTGGTGCAATGCATGGGAGGGGATGCAAGCCAAATGAAAGGATTTACCAGACAATGGTGCATTACCTATGTAAGCGAAGGGAGTTTAATTTGGCATTCAGATTGTGCAAAGACAGCATGGAGAAGAACTGGTTTCCAAGTGTCGATACCATTCACAATCTGCTGAAAGGCCTTATGGTAATTAAAAAGGACAGGAATGCCCGAGAGATAATGAAGTTGGTTGCTGAGAGAAAACCTTCCTTCTCAGTTGATGACGTGAAGGCCTTCCAAGACATATTGTCTCATGGGAAGACTGGAAGATAAGTTGACTGCTGGACGAAAAGTTTTGCTGTAAATGCACCACATGTAACTGTAAGGCTGTTGTTGACACTGTCTCATTAATTTTGTTTTTGTGGCCAAATTAAAATAAAATTGATTGAAAAGGTTTTCAGTGCTTAAATTATTCTTTGAGAGATGTCAGATAGTGGCATTTACTCAGCTGCTGAACTTGTGTAAAAAATCGCAGGAGAACCTTTACCTCCAACGAAAAATCATGATCACTCTGTCATAAACTAATGCTTCCAGATTTCTCAGACTATTCAAAATAGTTCAATATAGCGAAATATAGAGGAGTTGTTGATGAATATTGCAAAAAAAGTAGAATCAAATGTGATGTATTTCAAGTTATGTTTGGGAAAATCTAAGGTTTTTCTTTTTTATACCAGTTTCACAAAGAATAAGGTAGAAGATTGTCTACCTCTTGTTGTTTACTGTTTGTAACAGTGTTTCTCGCTTGAGATTGAGGGTTGGCATACACAATAAGCTAAAGTCATTTTGATTATTTATTGATGAGCCATATGAAAGTCCATGCAACATGTTTTATCTGATTGCAACTTTTGTACCCAGGGTGTTGTCTTTTGTGCAACTTTCTCGCTGTGTATCAAGTTTGATTCGAAGTTGTGGGATTTCCAGCTCATGGGCTGTATAAACTATGGTTGTAAACTTGAAATGAGTCACTGGGGTAGTAGGTGCTGGTTGCCACACgtttccctccgtccgaaaatacttgtcatcaaaatggataaaaagagatgtatctagacttagacttagtctagatacatctctttttatcatcttttcggacggagggagtattttgtttTNNNNNNNNNNNNNNNNNNNNNNNNNNNNNNNNNNNNNNNNNNNNNNNNNNNNNNNNNNNNNNNNNNNNNNNNNNNNNNNNNNNNNNNNNNNNNNNNNNNNNNNNNNNNNNNNNNNNNNNNNNNNNNNNNNNNNNNNNNNNNNNNNNNNNNNNNNNNNNNNNNNNNNNNNNNNNNNNNNNNNNNNNNNNNNNNNNNNNNNNNNNNNNNNNNNNNNAGTTATTTTTTCTCCCAATCTTCATCAGATTAGATCCATGTTATATATTTTTAGCATATTGTTCCCACTCTGATTTTAATTACCGCCGCGTTGGTTTCCTTTTTATTGTTTtagaaggcttcacacgagtaatcTCAGGAGTGAGCTCTGTGTACTGTTGGTCTGACATGTAACTGAGACTGCGGTTGCTCAATATATGCGAAAAAGCCTAAAGTACCAATTTGAAATGTCTGTTCTTGAATCACAAACAAGTATTTTTCTCAGTTTGATAAAAGAAAAGGGATACATCCAGGGGTGAAGATAGGCCAGGTGACCAGTGGTGTCATGTTCATGGCAAtgcagtcatctaagtattaccatAAATGAACACTTGTAAACACTTAATTTAGTGAAGGATTTGCTGTTTTAGTGTGTTGGTTTGAACCCATGCACCAAGCGAGCTACACCTCTGGATACATCAATCATGAAGCATGAACGTGACAATTTGACATATATATGCCCTGTTTACTGATCCTTTCAGTTCAATGAATTATGCCAGTGATCCCTACTGCAATGGTGTCCTTTGCAGCtgccactttttccatgcttgattGGAAGGAGAAGGCAACAAAGAGAGTAATGAAAGTGCAGAACAATAGAAGTGGAGGGGAATGGGATCGCTTGGTCATTCAAGCAGTAATTGTTACCAGAACCATTGTAAGTACAATGTAGGAGAAAATGGTACTATTCGTAACTGAGCCGATTTGATATTTTTTTTGTCACTGCACATCCCAAAAAAATGATCATCTTGACATCCACTTCACAGAACTCATTGTCTCTCAATCAAACAAAGCAAAGTCAATAGGGCTCCCTTGCCCTTCCTACGGCGATCTTTCTGATTCTTGTCAATGTTagatcttccttgtccaatatgtCGTAAATTGTAGCGGTTTCTTTATTGCCAGCATGTCTGCTGAGTTGCGCTTGATCTTACATAAATAGAAGCATAGTTCCTCTTGCTTGCTTATTCTTAGTCTAGCAATAACCGTTGATCACCCATATTAATGCACATTTGGCTACCTAGAGCTGCAGTTTTTGCTCCATGCAGTAAATCAACTAGTTATCATCTAATATTTTCCCATCTTCACAGGTAGACGTTTCCAAAGCTCTATCAACGTTGTTGCTTGCAGCATTTGGGGGAAAACAAGCGTATTGATCATCAATCGCAGCGAAGTGAGCTTTCTTCTGCGCAGGTTAGCAACAGATGGAGCAATTTGCAGCTTCGTGCAAGCAGCAGCATAGCCAACCAGAAAATCATGTTCATATACTGCTACTGGGACACACATACACTGGGTACTTCTTAGTTAGTATATCATGTTCATGTCACTACAACCATAAATTTACGACATTCTTTGTCCGGTTCTTCATGTACAAAATTTATCATTGACATTATGTTGTATTCTCGTTGTTTCTACTAAATCGACATGTACGAGACAGGTGgaacagtatactccctccgtcccaaaataaatgccTCAACTTTCGTACAAagctgagacacttattttgggacggagggagtaaaacacGTGTTAGTACTGTATTCTGTATACTTGGAAGTGTCAGAAAACTCAATCAAAATTCTGAAAAATGGAAGACAGTACAAAAGCTTGCGCAATAAATAAAATATATGCCGTATTCCCCTATGTTTGTTGCTCCTCATATTTAAAANNNNNNNNNNNNNNNNNNNNNNNNNNNNNNNNNNNNNNNNNNNNNNNNNNNNNNNNNNNNNNNNNNNNNNNNNNNNNNNNNNNNNNNNNNNNNNNNNNNNNNNNNNNNNNNNNNNNNNNNNNNNNNNNNNNNNNNNNNNNNNNNNNNNNNNNNNNNNNNNNNNNNNNNNNNNNNNNNNNNNACAAGACAGGAACTCACTAGCAAGTTTTCCAGCCAGAATGCCAGATCCATTTCTTCCGGGAAGGACCGAAGGAGACCGATCTTTATACCATCTCCTACTATGGTCACACGAGAACACCAGACGCCTCACAGCTATCAGCCAGATAAATATTAGTCCTACTCTACAGACACTCGTTATCAACTATTCACTTGACTTTATACCATATATATACAATTCTATACTGTACAACAGCTGCAGAAGTTATCATATAAACCTCATATGCAGCAACTAGATTCCTATGTTGTTCGCTTGCAGAGATCATTTCAACGCAAAATTATTGGCAGCCATATGTCCAATCTCTGCTGGCTGGAGCCGTTTGATGTAATATTTTGATCCGCGTGAGAGATTTATTCGTTTTCGCCTCTTCACTGGGATGGATTCCACTGAGCATTCCTTGAAGCCACGCCGGACAAACCTGTTGAAGTTCAAGTGTAAACATGAGAAAATATCCGGCACTGCATCTTTACGATATGAACATATTTTCACCACCAGAAATAAAATGCACTCTAAAAATATGAGCAGATATAGCAGGTTTTATTGATGCATCAAGGAAGATGGTGAGGTTGACTCTTAATCAAAGGAACTGTTAAGTATTCCATGATTAACCACAGCTGCTCATCAACAATGAATATGATGAAGTTAAAGACCAATTTGACCACAACTAGAACATAATTACATACCAGTCTGCTGTCCGTGTTGTAAGCAAGAATATTTTCTCAAGACCAAGGGATAATGCCTTCTTTTCAACATAATCTGCAGGAGTAGATCAGCCATGATAAGTATTTGATAAACACTAGTCCATTGTAGTGCACAATTAATGCTAGAGAAAGATGAAGTTAATGGTGACAACATATAAGGTGGAGACTCAATTGTGGTGATTTTGTAGTTTCTTGGTTTATACACACACAAAATTAATAGGAAACATTCCCAAGAAATGGAGGTAGTTCTCGGTTAAGCAAAATCTCTCTTCCAAATATCTAGTTCTAATTCATTTCGTGTTGGTAGACTAAGATTACAGTATACATAAAAAAAGTTAACAAGGAGAAGCAAAACAAACAGTATGCCAACGCTCTAGAGTTAATATTACCAGCCTCCATGCTTTCTACTAATGTGCAATTTAAGTATTGAAGTCATAGGCTGCGTTTGGGATCACGGTGGATTCGTATAATCCTGTTCATCCCACTCGCTTTACCCTATTTTAGTGCCTGTTTGACGCGCTTTTGCCTACTTTCATGGCTAATTTTTTACAGCAGATAATAAGTTAAGAAGGCACAGCACGGTTCAGCAACCACAAGATTAGATGTTTGCAACATAGAATTAAACTAATATACACTTTTGTGACAAATAATTGAAAGTAGAGGTTTGCATAGCTTTACTGAGCAGACTAAAGAGGTGGATTTGCAACAGTCTTACCAAGTAACTTGTCTCCTTGACCCTGTCCTCGACATTCTTCAGAGACAGCTATAGCAGCAACTTCCCCCGATTTATCCTCAAAAAAGGGAAAGAGAGCAGCACACGCAATGATTGAACCATCTCTTTCCACAACAATAAATGACTTCAGTGCTTCCAAAAGCTGTTGAAAGATTAAAGAGAATGCTTTGTTCAGTTTCATAAAGAGGCATGTCTTAACTCAGGCTATT
This portion of the Triticum dicoccoides isolate Atlit2015 ecotype Zavitan chromosome 7A, WEW_v2.0, whole genome shotgun sequence genome encodes:
- the LOC119333510 gene encoding pentatricopeptide repeat-containing protein At1g80150, mitochondrial-like; protein product: MLSLGALRKLCAAFDAVALTIIAAGLSHPRCRPFSARAGGHSPPPDFPTIASCRAAVAASKRRRQASSPPAEARPEGPADAEAPVLVRIKSERDPVRLYELFKANADNRVLVENRFAFEDAVARLAGARRNDLVEEILEQHKALPQGRREGFVIRIIGLYGRARMPEHALRTFREMEMYGCERTVKSLNATMKVLMQARLFDEALQLLDEASPTYGVELDDISYNTVVKMACDMGELHAAYRVMQEMEKEGVRPDVITYTTLMAAFYKNGHREVGDGLWNLMRLRGCMPTQTSYNVRIQFLINRRRGWQANDLVRKMYAAGITPDEITYNLVIKGFFVIGEHEMAKTVFGAMHGRGCKPNERIYQTMVHYLCKRREFNLAFRLCKDSMEKNWFPSVDTIHNLLKGLMVIKKDRNAREIMKLVAERKPSFSVDDVKAFQDILSHGKTGR